A genomic region of Enterococcus sp. 12C11_DIV0727 contains the following coding sequences:
- the rpsD gene encoding 30S ribosomal protein S4, which produces MSRYTGPSWKISRRLGISLSGTGKELARRPYKPGQHGPNSRGKVSEYGMQLTEKQKLRHMYGMNERQFVNLFIKASKIKEGKHGVNFMILLEQRLDNVVYRLGLATTRRQARQLVNHGHVTVDGKRVDIPSYHVEVGQVISVREKSQNVVTIKEAVESTVGRPAFVSFDTEKLEGSFTRLPERDELYPDIDEALVVEYYNQKL; this is translated from the coding sequence ATGTCACGTTATACAGGACCATCATGGAAAATCTCTCGTCGTCTAGGTATCTCTCTATCAGGAACTGGTAAAGAACTAGCACGTCGCCCATACAAACCAGGACAACACGGACCAAACAGCCGTGGTAAAGTTTCTGAATACGGTATGCAATTAACTGAAAAACAAAAATTACGTCATATGTACGGTATGAACGAACGTCAATTCGTTAACTTGTTTATTAAAGCAAGCAAGATCAAAGAAGGTAAACACGGTGTTAACTTCATGATCTTACTAGAACAACGTTTAGATAACGTCGTTTACCGTCTAGGTCTTGCAACTACTCGTCGTCAAGCACGTCAATTAGTTAACCACGGTCACGTTACTGTAGATGGCAAACGCGTAGATATCCCTTCATACCACGTTGAAGTTGGTCAAGTGATTTCTGTTCGTGAAAAATCTCAAAACGTAGTAACAATCAAAGAAGCTGTTGAATCTACTGTTGGACGTCCAGCATTCGTAAGCTTTGACACTGAAAAATTAGAAGGTAGCTTCACTCGTTTACCAGAACGTGATGAATTATACCCTGATATCGACGAAGCTCTTGTCGTTGAATACTACAACCAAAAACTTTAA
- a CDS encoding ABC transporter ATP-binding protein: protein MKAIEFLSVDKQFLDGDTTIEALKPTDFSVEKGKFVALIGPSGSGKSTFLTLAGGLQTPTNGEVKINSEAFSKENEKTRSKIRFSEIGFILQASNLVPFLTVEKQLRLVDKVKKEKTDMEKVNKLLTELGIEKLKKKYPDEISGGERQRVAIARALYNDPSIILADEPTASLDSDRAFEVVKILARETKEKNKATIMVTHDQRLIEHCDEVYVMKDGLLQKQRT from the coding sequence ATGAAAGCAATCGAATTTTTGTCTGTGGATAAACAGTTTTTAGATGGGGATACAACAATCGAAGCATTGAAACCCACAGATTTTTCTGTGGAAAAAGGCAAATTTGTGGCTTTGATTGGTCCAAGTGGTTCGGGGAAAAGTACGTTTTTAACATTAGCTGGTGGCTTGCAAACGCCAACGAATGGCGAGGTTAAGATAAATAGTGAAGCATTTAGCAAAGAAAATGAGAAAACACGCTCTAAAATACGCTTCTCTGAAATTGGCTTTATTTTACAAGCATCAAATTTGGTTCCATTTCTAACTGTGGAAAAGCAACTGCGGTTGGTGGATAAAGTAAAAAAAGAAAAGACCGATATGGAGAAAGTCAATAAGTTATTAACAGAGCTAGGAATTGAGAAGTTGAAGAAAAAATATCCAGATGAAATTTCTGGTGGGGAACGTCAACGAGTAGCAATTGCGCGGGCTTTGTATAATGATCCATCTATTATCTTAGCGGACGAACCTACAGCAAGCTTAGATTCAGATCGGGCTTTTGAAGTTGTAAAAATATTAGCGAGAGAAACAAAAGAAAAAAACAAAGCAACGATCATGGTCACTCACGATCAACGCTTGATTGAGCATTGCGATGAAGTATATGTGATGAAAGATGGCCTGTTGCAAAAACAAAGAACTTAG
- a CDS encoding ABC transporter permease, which yields MFLAWNEITRSKLRYALIISVMFLISYLVFFLTGLAYGLAEDNRTAVDKWQADGIVLSDESNTNINMSMIPIKSMNQVEAKEKAVLGQTAAVIQLDKKNAEKINASFFGINKDEFLMPNIVEGEAFKNENETVVDDSLKKGNDIQLGDTIKLAGNDKKLKVVGFTNNAKFNVAPVLYVSTAAFQQIRFEKTDTSENARVNAIVFRAKDGAVKNVHVKDDGLTRYSIGTFINKLPGYSAQVLTFGFMIGFLIVIAAIVIGIFIYVLTMQKATIFGIMKAQGISGFYIAVSVIVQTFVLAVLGITFGLLGTLGTSFVLPTAVPFQTNWLFFLSIGGIMLVIAVLGALFSVQTIIKIDPLKAIG from the coding sequence ATGTTTTTAGCATGGAATGAAATAACTCGTTCAAAATTACGCTATGCATTGATCATTAGTGTGATGTTTTTAATTTCGTATTTAGTCTTTTTTTTAACAGGTTTAGCATATGGCTTGGCGGAAGATAATCGCACGGCTGTGGATAAGTGGCAGGCAGATGGTATTGTGTTGTCGGATGAATCAAATACGAATATTAATATGTCGATGATTCCGATCAAATCAATGAATCAGGTCGAGGCGAAAGAAAAAGCTGTACTTGGTCAAACAGCAGCCGTGATTCAATTAGATAAAAAGAACGCCGAAAAAATCAATGCTAGTTTTTTTGGTATCAATAAAGACGAGTTTCTAATGCCAAATATTGTCGAAGGAGAAGCATTTAAGAATGAAAATGAGACGGTCGTAGATGATAGTCTGAAAAAAGGAAATGATATTCAATTGGGTGATACGATAAAGCTGGCAGGAAACGATAAAAAGCTAAAAGTAGTGGGATTTACGAACAACGCCAAATTTAATGTTGCCCCTGTTTTGTATGTCTCAACAGCCGCTTTTCAACAAATTCGCTTTGAAAAAACAGATACTTCAGAAAATGCTAGAGTAAACGCAATCGTATTTCGAGCAAAAGATGGGGCAGTAAAAAATGTTCACGTAAAAGATGATGGTCTAACTCGTTATAGTATTGGCACATTTATTAATAAATTGCCTGGGTATAGTGCCCAAGTACTGACGTTTGGTTTCATGATCGGATTTTTGATTGTAATTGCAGCAATCGTGATTGGAATTTTCATTTATGTATTGACCATGCAAAAAGCAACAATTTTTGGGATCATGAAAGCACAAGGGATCTCTGGATTTTATATCGCTGTCTCTGTGATTGTTCAAACCTTTGTTTTAGCCGTTCTGGGGATAACTTTTGGGTTACTAGGTACGCTTGGGACTTCATTTGTATTGCCGACAGCAGTTCCGTTTCAAACAAATTGGTTATTCTTCTTATCAATTGGCGGAATCATGTTGGTGATTGCCGTATTAGGCGCATTATTTTCTGTTCAGACGATCATAAAAATTGATCCACTGAAGGCGATAGGTTAG
- the lepB gene encoding signal peptidase I encodes MKKKHGTLYTVIQFSMILLFALFLRKFVLTPVEVIGISMEPTYHESDRLWQTSLISPKRFDIATFPSPRDGKRIVKRVVGLPGDTIRIENDQLYINDKKYDEPYLDEFKEALTDGQPLTADFTLASTAAGPATVVPEGKYFVLGDNRRKADDSRYFGFVDKEAIVGVVYFQYYPLNKIGMQ; translated from the coding sequence ATGAAAAAGAAACACGGCACACTTTATACAGTAATCCAATTTTCAATGATTTTGCTATTTGCGCTTTTCCTAAGGAAGTTTGTTTTAACACCTGTGGAAGTTATCGGAATTTCAATGGAGCCGACTTATCATGAATCTGATCGTCTGTGGCAAACCTCTTTAATCAGTCCAAAACGTTTTGATATAGCAACTTTTCCGAGCCCAAGAGATGGAAAACGAATCGTGAAACGCGTTGTCGGCTTACCCGGTGATACAATCCGGATAGAAAATGATCAACTATATATCAATGATAAAAAATATGATGAGCCTTATTTAGATGAATTTAAAGAAGCTTTAACAGACGGACAACCCTTAACGGCTGATTTCACTTTGGCGAGTACAGCTGCTGGACCCGCAACGGTTGTTCCAGAAGGAAAGTATTTTGTATTAGGGGATAATCGTCGCAAAGCCGATGATAGCCGTTACTTTGGTTTTGTGGATAAAGAGGCTATTGTCGGTGTGGTTTATTTTCAGTATTATCCGTTGAATAAGATCGGTATGCAATAA
- a CDS encoding DUF1054 domain-containing protein, translated as MLMFTEKDFDVFTIAGLDPRMAGIRSTIQPKFQELDDYFAEKLGEKLETEFFVHIAQHRRRTVYPPENTWSALSQKKRGYKMEAHFQLGIWPDYLFMWLSLIDNPKNEKAIAQAFLDNQRLFKQLGDDFYLSIDHTQPQIERLNEADLEKHLTRFRDVKKGEFQIGRIIRKTDDLLNDPEKARAYMLQTYEALLPLYELASKQQ; from the coding sequence ATGCTGATGTTTACTGAAAAAGATTTTGATGTTTTTACAATAGCAGGGTTAGACCCAAGAATGGCTGGGATTCGTTCAACGATCCAACCGAAATTTCAAGAATTAGATGATTATTTTGCTGAAAAATTAGGCGAGAAACTCGAAACAGAATTTTTTGTTCACATCGCTCAACACCGTCGGAGAACGGTTTATCCGCCGGAAAATACTTGGTCAGCCTTGAGTCAGAAAAAACGTGGCTATAAAATGGAAGCACATTTCCAATTGGGCATTTGGCCGGATTATCTTTTTATGTGGTTATCATTGATTGATAATCCCAAAAATGAAAAAGCAATTGCTCAAGCTTTTTTGGATAATCAACGACTATTTAAACAATTGGGTGATGATTTTTATCTGTCGATCGATCACACACAACCTCAGATCGAACGTTTGAACGAAGCAGATTTGGAAAAGCATTTGACTCGTTTTCGTGATGTCAAAAAAGGAGAATTCCAAATTGGTCGAATTATTAGGAAGACAGATGACTTGTTGAACGATCCGGAAAAAGCCCGTGCATATATGTTACAAACGTATGAGGCGTTATTGCCTTTATATGAACTAGCAAGTAAACAGCAATAA
- a CDS encoding GNAT family N-acetyltransferase, giving the protein MEIVINRNLIFAENQSLKTERLTLRPVTLSDVNDMYEYASDEETCRYVFPRHQTIKETKESIANYFMCAPFGKYGIELNTTGKLIGTIDLRIESQHHIAEIGYALNKDFWGNGYVPEAANELLRLGFEELKLMRIFATYDIDNPKSGRVMEKIGMKIEGNIPNARMWKGKVVTDVMRGITLEEWRQLHI; this is encoded by the coding sequence ATGGAAATTGTCATCAATCGGAATTTGATTTTTGCAGAAAATCAATCTCTAAAAACAGAACGCTTAACGTTGCGGCCCGTAACGCTAAGTGATGTTAATGATATGTATGAATATGCATCTGACGAAGAAACCTGTAGATATGTTTTTCCAAGGCATCAAACAATAAAAGAGACCAAAGAAAGTATTGCTAATTATTTTATGTGTGCACCTTTCGGAAAATACGGAATTGAATTAAATACAACGGGAAAACTCATTGGAACGATCGATTTACGTATCGAGAGTCAGCATCATATAGCAGAAATCGGTTATGCGCTGAATAAAGATTTTTGGGGTAATGGCTATGTACCAGAGGCAGCAAATGAACTGCTTCGTTTAGGCTTTGAAGAACTAAAGTTGATGCGGATTTTTGCAACATATGATATTGATAATCCTAAATCTGGACGTGTAATGGAAAAAATCGGGATGAAAATAGAAGGAAATATCCCGAATGCTCGCATGTGGAAAGGGAAAGTCGTTACAGATGTCATGCGTGGAATTACGTTAGAGGAATGGCGGCAACTACACATCTAA
- the trpA gene encoding tryptophan synthase subunit alpha, which yields MKPLTKQLKEKQEANETIFVPYIMAGAQGLEQLADEIHLLTEAGASAIELGIPFSDPVADGPVIQAAGLRALENKVTLRKIIKQLKQVKTPTPLVIMTYFNPIFSYGLEAFVQDLAETNVLGLIIPDLPYEHQERLAPFLKDSDISLIPLVALTTPKERIPELVEAGDGFIYAVAVNGVTGIGRNYEETVDEHLAYIQQVSDKPVLAGFGVSSRDHVDRFRKSCAGVIVGSKIVQLLSEGKQNEVTAFIEAAVRN from the coding sequence ATGAAACCATTAACAAAGCAATTGAAGGAAAAACAAGAGGCCAACGAAACGATTTTCGTTCCATATATTATGGCTGGAGCACAAGGACTAGAACAACTAGCAGATGAAATTCATTTATTAACAGAGGCCGGTGCAAGTGCGATTGAATTAGGGATTCCATTTTCTGATCCAGTAGCAGATGGTCCTGTGATCCAAGCAGCAGGACTGCGAGCGTTGGAAAATAAAGTGACGCTACGAAAAATAATTAAACAGCTAAAACAAGTCAAAACCCCAACACCATTGGTCATCATGACGTATTTCAATCCGATTTTTAGTTATGGTCTAGAAGCATTTGTACAAGATTTAGCTGAGACGAATGTCTTAGGCTTGATTATTCCAGATTTACCTTATGAGCATCAAGAACGATTAGCGCCGTTTTTAAAAGACAGCGATATTTCATTGATTCCATTAGTGGCATTAACGACGCCAAAAGAACGGATTCCAGAGTTAGTCGAAGCGGGCGACGGCTTTATTTATGCAGTAGCAGTCAATGGTGTAACAGGTATTGGTCGAAATTATGAAGAAACAGTAGACGAACATTTAGCTTATATTCAACAAGTCAGTGATAAACCAGTTTTAGCTGGATTTGGTGTTTCTTCTAGGGATCATGTTGATCGTTTTAGAAAAAGTTGTGCGGGAGTGATCGTAGGAAGCAAAATCGTACAACTGTTAAGTGAGGGGAAACAGAACGAAGTCACAGCATTTATTGAAGCAGCAGTAAGAAACTAG
- the trpB gene encoding tryptophan synthase subunit beta has product MYNQPNQGFYGEFGGQFVPETLMYAVKELEEVYEASKKDEAFQTELNYYLKQYVGRENPLYFAERLTDYAGGAKIYLKREDLNHTGAHKINNTIGQILLAKKMGKKKIVAETGAGQHGVATATVAALFGMECTVFMGAVDVARQSLNVFRMELLGTKVESVTSGSKTLKDAVNEALRFWVANVEDTHYVMGSVLGPHPFPEIVRDYQSIIGIEARRQFLEVENKLPDAVVACVGGGSNAMGIFYPFINDDVALIGVEAAGLGLDTEAHAASINKGKTGVLHGAMMKLLQDDDGQILEAFSISAGLDYPGLGPEHCHLNETKRASYESVTDQEALAAFKILCQTEGIIPALESAHAVSHAIKIAKELGPDKQIVVCLSGRGDKDVQQIKALLEEEGKQ; this is encoded by the coding sequence ATGTATAATCAACCAAATCAAGGGTTTTACGGAGAATTTGGGGGGCAATTTGTCCCTGAAACATTAATGTATGCAGTGAAAGAATTAGAAGAGGTTTATGAAGCGTCTAAGAAAGATGAGGCGTTTCAAACAGAACTGAATTATTACTTGAAACAATATGTAGGGCGAGAAAATCCTTTGTATTTTGCCGAGCGTTTAACAGATTATGCGGGTGGGGCCAAAATTTATCTGAAAAGAGAAGATTTAAACCATACGGGTGCGCATAAAATCAATAATACGATTGGGCAAATTTTGTTGGCGAAAAAGATGGGCAAGAAAAAAATTGTCGCAGAAACAGGTGCAGGCCAACATGGTGTAGCAACAGCGACTGTTGCTGCTTTGTTTGGAATGGAGTGTACGGTTTTTATGGGAGCTGTTGATGTTGCTCGCCAGTCGTTAAATGTTTTTCGGATGGAATTATTAGGTACGAAAGTTGAAAGTGTTACTTCTGGAAGCAAGACATTAAAAGATGCAGTTAATGAAGCGTTACGATTTTGGGTTGCCAATGTTGAAGATACTCATTATGTGATGGGCTCTGTCTTAGGACCACATCCATTTCCTGAAATTGTTCGAGATTATCAAAGCATCATCGGAATTGAAGCTAGACGGCAATTTTTAGAAGTAGAAAATAAATTGCCAGATGCAGTGGTTGCATGTGTTGGTGGTGGGAGTAATGCAATGGGAATTTTCTATCCATTTATCAATGATGATGTGGCTCTAATCGGTGTTGAGGCAGCTGGATTAGGGTTGGATACAGAGGCACATGCAGCATCAATCAACAAAGGCAAAACGGGTGTTCTTCACGGTGCTATGATGAAGTTGCTTCAAGATGATGACGGACAAATTTTAGAAGCGTTCTCGATTTCGGCTGGATTAGATTACCCTGGTCTAGGCCCAGAACACTGTCATTTAAACGAGACAAAGCGAGCAAGTTATGAATCGGTAACGGATCAAGAAGCACTAGCTGCTTTTAAGATTTTATGCCAAACAGAAGGGATCATCCCCGCTTTAGAAAGCGCACATGCCGTTAGTCATGCAATAAAAATCGCAAAAGAACTTGGTCCAGATAAGCAAATCGTTGTTTGTCTTTCAGGTCGTGGTGATAAAGATGTCCAACAAATCAAAGCATTACTGGAAGAGGAGGGGAAGCAATGA
- a CDS encoding phosphoribosylanthranilate isomerase codes for MKVKICGLKTEEQVNTAVAHGAEYLGFIFAESKRRISPEKVKEITKAVPKRVKKVGVFVSPSQSEVEWIVRQAGLDMVQIHGLLKAGTFSVPLIRAIPVDGSSQEKLIQETSTEYLLFDAPPQRFVGGNGRVFDWSRLDTNSIKNKKIIIAGGLTPENVQQAKQLFDPYAVDVSSGVETNGEKDLNKIIAFLKKAR; via the coding sequence ATGAAAGTCAAAATTTGTGGATTGAAAACGGAAGAACAAGTAAACACAGCAGTTGCACATGGGGCAGAGTATCTTGGCTTTATTTTTGCGGAAAGCAAACGTCGGATTAGCCCAGAAAAAGTCAAAGAGATCACGAAAGCTGTCCCTAAACGAGTCAAAAAAGTGGGCGTATTTGTTTCTCCGAGCCAATCAGAAGTTGAATGGATCGTTCGACAAGCTGGCTTAGATATGGTGCAAATTCATGGTTTATTAAAAGCGGGAACCTTTTCAGTCCCGCTGATTCGTGCAATTCCTGTTGATGGTTCATCTCAAGAAAAACTTATCCAAGAGACCTCAACAGAATATTTGCTATTCGATGCGCCACCACAGCGATTTGTTGGGGGAAATGGTCGAGTATTTGATTGGTCTCGGTTAGATACGAATTCGATTAAAAACAAGAAAATCATCATTGCTGGCGGCCTGACACCGGAAAATGTCCAACAAGCAAAACAACTATTTGACCCGTATGCAGTCGATGTATCAAGTGGCGTTGAGACAAATGGAGAAAAAGATCTGAATAAAATAATTGCTTTTCTAAAAAAAGCACGTTAG
- the trpC gene encoding indole-3-glycerol phosphate synthase TrpC gives MDFLETIIHEKKQEVQAMPLEKIQPLRKTDSFYQQVKAHPDKMHIIGEVKRASPSKGAINLAVNVIEQAQAYEQAGVTAISVLTDEVFFKGSIEDLRTVASQVAIPVLCKDFIIDEKQLIRARNAGATMVLLIVSALSKQKLAELYTKAVALELEVLVEVHDEQELAIAEKLSAQLIGVNNRNLKTFDVSIEVSQQLGKKQTRDAVYISESGFSTGQQVALVKENYQAVLVGEGLMRENDPKAKVKELQVLR, from the coding sequence ATGGATTTTTTAGAAACAATCATTCATGAAAAGAAACAAGAAGTACAGGCAATGCCGTTAGAGAAGATTCAACCATTACGGAAAACAGACTCGTTTTATCAACAAGTCAAAGCACATCCGGATAAAATGCATATCATCGGAGAAGTTAAACGAGCTTCACCATCTAAAGGTGCCATTAATTTAGCTGTCAACGTAATCGAACAAGCGCAAGCATATGAACAAGCCGGTGTTACAGCTATTTCTGTATTAACGGATGAAGTCTTCTTCAAAGGCTCAATTGAAGATTTACGAACAGTTGCTTCACAGGTAGCAATTCCAGTTTTATGTAAAGATTTTATCATCGATGAAAAACAGTTGATTCGTGCAAGAAATGCTGGAGCGACGATGGTATTATTGATTGTTTCGGCTTTATCTAAACAGAAGCTAGCAGAGTTATACACCAAAGCAGTCGCATTGGAGTTAGAGGTCTTAGTAGAAGTTCATGATGAACAAGAGCTTGCAATAGCAGAAAAGTTATCGGCTCAACTAATCGGTGTGAATAATCGGAATCTGAAGACCTTTGATGTGTCAATCGAAGTCAGCCAACAACTAGGGAAAAAACAAACAAGAGATGCTGTTTATATCAGTGAATCAGGTTTTTCAACGGGTCAACAAGTTGCTCTTGTAAAAGAAAACTATCAAGCGGTTTTAGTTGGTGAAGGGTTGATGCGGGAAAATGATCCTAAAGCAAAAGTCAAAGAATTGCAGGTCTTACGATGA
- the trpD gene encoding anthranilate phosphoribosyltransferase, with translation MKELFEKVFSNQHLTRLETQQVAEKIFEGQLTDSQIAAFLTALKCKGETAEEMAGIAETIQRKAVIIDCQKENVMDNCGTGGDQSGSFNISTTAAFVLAAGGVTVAKHGNRSISSKSGSADLFECLGVDITLSPDKLSTILNEVGLAFLFAPHMHPKMKYVMNVRKELGTPTILNLIGPLTNPVRLDSQLMGTYRRDLLEETAKTLGELGRKRAVVVNGSGNLDEATLAGTTYFALLEEQRITMHTIEPEEFGFARLPIEAIQGGKAEQNTEILLSILKNQVSPYLDTVLLNAGLGFFSNGKVSSVQAGILLAKECVASGEAFDKLQQLIKVQKEVA, from the coding sequence ATGAAAGAACTCTTTGAAAAAGTTTTTAGTAATCAACATTTGACACGTTTGGAAACACAACAAGTAGCGGAAAAAATCTTTGAAGGGCAACTAACAGATAGTCAAATCGCAGCTTTTTTAACAGCATTAAAATGCAAAGGAGAAACGGCGGAAGAAATGGCCGGAATTGCAGAAACGATCCAACGTAAAGCAGTCATAATCGATTGTCAAAAAGAGAATGTTATGGATAATTGTGGAACTGGTGGGGATCAATCAGGCAGTTTTAATATTAGTACAACAGCTGCCTTCGTTTTGGCAGCCGGTGGTGTAACTGTTGCCAAACATGGTAACCGCAGTATTTCCAGTAAATCAGGCAGTGCTGATCTTTTTGAATGTTTAGGGGTTGATATTACACTGTCGCCGGATAAATTAAGTACGATATTGAATGAAGTTGGTCTAGCTTTTCTTTTTGCACCTCACATGCACCCGAAAATGAAATATGTGATGAATGTCCGCAAAGAGCTGGGGACACCAACAATTTTAAACTTGATTGGTCCATTAACGAATCCAGTAAGATTAGATTCGCAGCTAATGGGAACTTATCGGCGTGATCTGTTGGAAGAAACAGCGAAGACACTAGGTGAATTAGGACGTAAGCGAGCGGTAGTTGTTAATGGTTCAGGTAACTTAGATGAAGCAACGTTGGCTGGAACAACCTATTTTGCTTTATTAGAAGAGCAACGGATCACCATGCATACGATCGAACCAGAGGAGTTTGGGTTTGCACGTCTCCCAATAGAGGCGATTCAGGGGGGGAAGGCTGAACAAAATACAGAAATCCTGTTATCTATTTTAAAAAATCAGGTGAGCCCATATTTGGATACTGTTTTATTAAATGCTGGATTAGGATTTTTCAGCAATGGTAAAGTGTCCAGCGTTCAAGCAGGAATTCTGTTGGCGAAAGAGTGTGTTGCAAGCGGTGAGGCTTTTGATAAACTTCAGCAATTGATCAAAGTGCAAAAGGAGGTAGCTTAA
- a CDS encoding anthranilate synthase component II — protein sequence MILLIDNYDSFTHNLAQLIGADQEVVITRNDSDTIFQLANQAKAIIISPGPGTPEETGHVKELIQQFYQKKPVLGICLGHQTIGKVFGAKVILAKKIRHGKQSLIKTNKDSQLFKGIAQEDSVMRYHSLVIDRQTLPSEFLVTATATDDQEIMAIEHQKYPVFGLQFHPESIGTSSGTAIIKNFIQVMGEQCDERTL from the coding sequence ATGATTTTACTCATTGATAATTATGATTCATTTACACATAATCTAGCTCAATTGATTGGTGCAGACCAAGAAGTTGTGATTACTCGAAATGATTCAGATACTATTTTTCAGCTGGCGAATCAGGCTAAGGCAATCATTATTTCTCCTGGACCTGGAACGCCAGAAGAGACAGGACATGTAAAAGAGTTGATCCAACAGTTTTACCAAAAGAAGCCAGTACTAGGTATTTGCTTAGGACATCAAACAATTGGGAAAGTATTCGGAGCCAAAGTTATACTGGCTAAGAAAATTCGTCACGGTAAGCAATCGCTGATTAAAACGAATAAAGACAGTCAGCTTTTTAAAGGGATAGCTCAAGAAGATTCAGTGATGCGGTATCACTCACTTGTGATCGATCGTCAAACTTTGCCATCAGAATTTCTAGTTACTGCAACAGCAACGGATGATCAAGAGATTATGGCAATTGAACATCAAAAATATCCAGTGTTCGGCCTTCAATTTCATCCAGAATCGATCGGCACTTCAAGCGGTACAGCAATTATCAAAAATTTTATCCAAGTAATGGGGGAACAATGCGATGAAAGAACTCTTTGA
- the trpE gene encoding anthranilate synthase component I — MQRIKEIQADYLTAISAFLRIKGTNKCLLESIPRDKSKGRYSIIAWDAVSEITCFGHQFTIDGQTRTVKDPLKEIEKYVLKQGSVSAELPFQGGAIGYVGYDVIACYEDLGQQPFDELNVPDIHFYLFDSYLIFDHVSEKIVLVEANTYSKRGEEELAEAITQKIKELQTPNQEEQKVIHLKKLHYKSNFSKPQFEAVVTKIKRYIKQGDMFQMVPSQRLTADFEEAPFDYYRRLRVTNPSTYLYFLDFGETYVIGSSPESLVSVKNQLVTTNPIAGTRKRGQTAEQDLVLERELITDEKERAEHLMLIDLGRNDIGKVSEISSVEVPVYMIVEKYRFVMHLVSVVTGKLKQDLTAMDALKATLPAGTVSGAPKIRAMQRIYEIEPVKRNIYAGAVGYLSKNDQADFAIAIRTMVVHKNKAYVQAGAGIVYDSDPAKEYEETLHKAKALLEVGE; from the coding sequence ATGCAACGAATCAAAGAAATCCAAGCAGACTATCTAACTGCGATATCAGCCTTTTTAAGAATCAAAGGAACGAACAAATGTCTTTTAGAAAGTATTCCCAGAGATAAAAGCAAAGGACGCTATTCGATCATTGCGTGGGATGCCGTTTCTGAAATCACTTGTTTCGGTCATCAGTTCACGATCGATGGTCAAACAAGAACGGTAAAAGATCCATTAAAAGAAATCGAAAAATACGTCCTGAAACAAGGATCTGTCTCAGCCGAGTTACCTTTTCAAGGTGGAGCGATCGGTTATGTTGGCTATGATGTGATTGCTTGTTATGAAGATTTAGGGCAACAGCCGTTTGACGAATTGAACGTTCCAGATATTCATTTTTACTTATTTGATTCGTACTTAATATTTGATCATGTTAGTGAAAAAATAGTTTTAGTCGAAGCGAATACTTACTCAAAACGTGGAGAAGAAGAGCTAGCTGAAGCGATCACACAAAAAATAAAAGAACTTCAAACACCAAACCAAGAAGAACAAAAAGTCATCCATTTGAAGAAACTGCACTACAAGAGTAATTTTAGCAAGCCGCAATTTGAAGCAGTCGTTACCAAAATAAAAAGATATATCAAACAAGGGGACATGTTCCAAATGGTACCGTCACAACGTTTGACTGCTGATTTTGAAGAAGCTCCATTTGATTATTATCGTAGGCTACGGGTGACCAATCCATCCACCTACTTATATTTTCTAGACTTTGGTGAAACTTATGTGATCGGTTCTTCCCCGGAAAGTCTAGTGAGTGTGAAAAATCAACTTGTCACGACAAACCCAATTGCTGGAACACGTAAACGAGGACAGACAGCTGAACAGGACTTGGTGTTGGAACGAGAGTTGATTACGGATGAAAAAGAACGAGCAGAGCATTTGATGTTGATCGATCTTGGCCGCAATGATATAGGGAAAGTAAGTGAAATCAGTTCTGTTGAAGTGCCAGTTTATATGATCGTTGAAAAGTATCGGTTCGTCATGCACTTAGTCTCTGTAGTAACTGGAAAGCTGAAACAGGACTTGACCGCAATGGATGCCTTGAAAGCAACTTTACCGGCAGGAACAGTTAGTGGAGCGCCGAAAATTAGAGCGATGCAACGGATTTATGAGATCGAACCAGTTAAACGAAACATCTATGCTGGAGCCGTGGGCTATCTTTCGAAAAATGATCAGGCTGATTTTGCTATTGCCATCCGAACGATGGTTGTTCATAAAAATAAAGCGTATGTTCAAGCCGGTGCAGGCATTGTTTACGATTCTGATCCTGCTAAAGAGTATGAAGAAACATTGCATAAAGCAAAAGCACTTTTGGAGGTGGGAGAATGA